A section of the Amycolatopsis sp. AA4 genome encodes:
- the ftsX gene encoding permease-like cell division protein FtsX, with protein sequence MRASFVFSEVVTGLRRNVTMTIAMILTTAVSLAMLGGGLLAVRTIDKMKANFLAEVEVSVALVDDVSANDKNCTQALCNGLRQSLQNNPGVESVVYENRDQAYDRFKKIFASQPELLELTGPEALPASLQVKLKDPDRSDAIIKQYTGQPGVKKVDDQKKFLDRVFNVFNGVRNIAFVMALIMAVAALLLIANTIQVSAFTRRTEVGIMRLVGATRWYTQLPFLLEAVVAGTVGAVLGVVFLLLTKLSFLDTVFTGEVFPQITTLEVLFPVAPILLAVSIVISAITGYVTLRLYVRH encoded by the coding sequence ATGCGTGCCAGTTTCGTCTTCAGCGAGGTCGTCACCGGTTTGCGCCGGAACGTCACGATGACCATCGCGATGATCCTCACCACCGCGGTCTCGCTCGCCATGCTCGGCGGCGGTCTGCTCGCCGTGCGCACGATCGACAAGATGAAGGCGAACTTCCTCGCCGAAGTCGAAGTTTCGGTCGCGCTGGTCGACGACGTGAGCGCGAACGACAAGAACTGCACGCAGGCGCTCTGCAACGGGCTCCGCCAGTCGCTGCAGAACAACCCCGGCGTCGAATCGGTCGTGTACGAGAACCGCGACCAGGCCTACGACCGGTTCAAGAAGATCTTCGCGAGCCAGCCCGAACTGCTCGAGCTGACCGGCCCCGAGGCGCTGCCCGCGTCGCTGCAGGTGAAGCTGAAGGACCCGGACCGGTCCGACGCGATCATCAAGCAGTACACCGGCCAGCCCGGCGTCAAGAAGGTCGACGACCAGAAGAAGTTCCTCGACCGCGTGTTCAACGTCTTCAACGGGGTCCGGAACATCGCGTTCGTGATGGCGCTCATCATGGCCGTCGCCGCGCTCCTGCTGATCGCGAACACCATTCAGGTCTCGGCGTTCACGAGGCGGACGGAAGTCGGCATCATGCGCCTGGTGGGCGCGACGCGCTGGTATACCCAGCTGCCGTTCCTCCTGGAGGCGGTGGTCGCCGGCACGGTCGGCGCCGTGCTCGGGGTGGTGTTCCTGCTTCTGACGAAGCTGTCCTTCCTCGACACGGTCTTCACCGGCGAAGTGTTCCCGCAGATCACGACGCTCGAGGTGCTGTTCCCGGTCGCGCCGATCCTGCTGGCGGTGTCGATCGTGATCTCGGCGATCACCGGGTACGTCACGCTGCGCCTGTACGTGCGGCACTAG
- a CDS encoding response regulator transcription factor → MRVVIAEDAVLLRAGVTRLLADEGIETVAAVDNGDDLLGAITEHRPDLAIVDVRMPPTFTDEGLRAALAARKEIAGLPVLVLSQYVEESYAVELLSGGAGGVGYLLKERVADVDEFLDAVRRVADGGTAIDPDVIAQLMARGRRNPLDSLTARESEVLGLMAQGLSNNAIANSLVVSHGAVEKHIGNIFSKLGLEASSEEHRRVRAVLTYLGR, encoded by the coding sequence ATGCGAGTAGTGATCGCCGAAGACGCCGTGTTGCTTCGGGCGGGGGTCACCCGGTTGCTCGCCGACGAGGGCATCGAGACGGTCGCCGCGGTCGACAACGGCGACGATCTGCTCGGCGCGATCACCGAACACCGTCCTGACCTGGCGATTGTCGACGTCCGGATGCCGCCGACCTTCACCGACGAGGGCCTGCGCGCGGCGCTGGCGGCCCGCAAGGAGATCGCTGGCCTGCCGGTGCTCGTCCTGTCCCAGTACGTCGAGGAGAGCTACGCCGTCGAACTGCTGTCCGGCGGTGCCGGCGGCGTCGGCTACCTGCTGAAAGAGCGCGTCGCCGACGTGGACGAGTTCCTGGACGCGGTCCGGCGCGTCGCGGACGGCGGCACCGCCATCGACCCGGACGTCATCGCCCAGCTGATGGCCCGCGGCCGCCGCAACCCGCTGGATTCGCTCACCGCGCGCGAATCCGAGGTGCTCGGCCTGATGGCGCAGGGACTGTCCAACAACGCCATCGCGAACTCGCTGGTGGTGTCGCACGGAGCGGTCGAAAAGCACATCGGCAACATCTTCTCGAAGCTCGGTCTCGAGGCCAGTTCCGAAGAACATCGCCGGGTTCGCGCGGTGCTGACCTACCTGGGCCGTTAA
- a CDS encoding sensor histidine kinase, producing the protein MTAQDPPPEHPRPHPARTIGYMIPSFVLRLLQFVLIVAGGTVGTATLIIWIGFPILLAVTGFIRWSGDLERRWARRMLGTPLGPIERLPLAGQPMTRRWLTRLSDPTTWRDLAYLMVAFPLAIVELPIALASIVLLPMAIWVTPWLGWLHGNLALSLLGPNRTKKLEKKAEHLQASRARGVDAAEAERRRIERDLHDGAQQRLVAVAMSLGRAKSKFDNDPNAVRELIDEAHSDAKLAVSELRDLARGIYPAVLGDRGLDAALSAQAAKSPIPVDVHVDVEPRPPAAVETTAYFIVGETLTNIAKHSGATEATVKVWRSDTHVITEITDNGHGGAEVRPGGGLAGLADRAATIDGVITVVSPVGGPTVIRADLPCQW; encoded by the coding sequence ATGACTGCGCAAGACCCGCCTCCGGAGCATCCTCGTCCGCATCCGGCTCGCACGATCGGGTACATGATCCCGTCGTTCGTGCTGCGCCTGCTGCAGTTCGTCCTGATCGTGGCCGGCGGGACCGTCGGCACGGCGACGCTCATCATCTGGATCGGCTTCCCGATCCTGCTGGCAGTCACCGGCTTCATCCGCTGGTCGGGCGACCTCGAACGGCGCTGGGCCCGCCGGATGCTCGGCACCCCGCTCGGGCCGATCGAGCGGCTGCCGCTGGCCGGGCAGCCGATGACCCGCCGCTGGCTGACCCGGCTGTCCGACCCGACGACCTGGCGGGACCTGGCGTACCTGATGGTCGCGTTCCCGCTGGCGATCGTCGAGCTGCCGATCGCGCTCGCGTCCATCGTGCTGCTGCCGATGGCGATCTGGGTCACGCCGTGGCTGGGCTGGCTGCACGGCAACCTGGCGCTGTCGCTGCTCGGCCCGAACCGCACGAAGAAGCTCGAAAAGAAAGCGGAACACCTGCAGGCGTCGCGGGCTCGTGGCGTCGACGCCGCCGAGGCCGAGCGTCGCCGGATCGAACGTGACCTGCACGACGGCGCTCAGCAGCGGCTCGTGGCGGTCGCGATGAGCCTCGGCCGGGCGAAGTCGAAGTTCGACAACGACCCGAACGCGGTGCGCGAGCTGATCGACGAGGCGCATTCGGACGCCAAGCTCGCCGTTTCCGAGCTGCGCGACCTCGCCCGCGGCATCTACCCCGCCGTACTGGGCGACCGCGGTCTCGACGCGGCCCTGTCCGCGCAGGCCGCGAAGTCGCCGATCCCGGTGGACGTGCACGTCGACGTCGAGCCCCGTCCGCCGGCCGCGGTCGAGACCACCGCGTACTTCATCGTCGGCGAGACCCTCACCAACATCGCCAAGCACTCCGGCGCGACCGAGGCGACGGTGAAGGTGTGGCGTTCGGACACGCACGTCATCACCGAAATCACCGACAACGGCCACGGCGGCGCCGAGGTTCGCCCCGGCGGCGGGCTCGCCGGGCTGGCCGACCGAGCGGCGACCATCGACGGCGTCATCACCGTCGTGAGCCCGGTCGGCGGGCCGACGGTCATCAGAGCGGACCTGCCGTGTCAATGGTGA
- a CDS encoding amidohydrolase family protein translates to MTAGPATDADVPGWIAGLGLDGIVDLHVHFLPKSVLDKVWAYFDHAEKHYGTPWPIHYRTPEAERIETLRALGVKTFAPLVYPHKPGMAEWLTSWVLDFAEQVPEAVPTGTFYPEPGAASSVDSALRAGARCFKAHVQVGAYDPRDELLDAVWGSLAEAGAPVVIHCGHGPLRGDFTGLEVFEEVLRRHPRLTAVLAHAAMPQFTTAFELMARYPRVHLDTTMVGVPFAEAMSPLPPDWTVRLAEVADRVVLGTDFPNIPYSYATQLQAIAGWAADDRLGEPFLRAVLHDTPAKLLSV, encoded by the coding sequence GTGACGGCGGGTCCGGCCACCGACGCCGACGTCCCGGGCTGGATCGCCGGGCTCGGCCTCGACGGGATCGTCGACCTGCACGTCCACTTCCTGCCGAAATCCGTGCTGGACAAGGTGTGGGCCTACTTCGATCATGCCGAGAAGCACTACGGCACGCCGTGGCCGATCCACTACCGCACGCCGGAGGCGGAGCGGATCGAAACGCTGCGCGCGCTGGGCGTGAAAACCTTCGCGCCGCTGGTGTACCCGCACAAGCCGGGCATGGCGGAATGGCTCACGTCGTGGGTGCTGGACTTCGCCGAGCAGGTGCCGGAAGCGGTGCCCACCGGCACGTTCTATCCCGAGCCGGGTGCGGCGTCCTCAGTGGACAGTGCGTTGCGCGCGGGAGCCCGGTGTTTCAAAGCGCACGTGCAGGTCGGGGCGTACGACCCGCGGGACGAGCTGCTCGACGCGGTCTGGGGTTCGCTGGCCGAGGCGGGCGCGCCGGTGGTGATCCACTGTGGACACGGCCCGTTGCGCGGCGACTTCACCGGGCTCGAGGTGTTCGAGGAAGTCCTGCGGCGGCATCCGCGGCTCACCGCCGTCCTCGCGCACGCCGCGATGCCCCAGTTCACCACCGCCTTCGAGCTGATGGCCCGCTACCCGCGCGTGCATCTCGACACCACCATGGTCGGCGTGCCGTTCGCGGAGGCGATGTCGCCGCTGCCGCCGGACTGGACGGTCCGGTTGGCGGAGGTGGCCGACCGCGTGGTGCTGGGCACCGATTTCCCCAACATCCCCTACTCCTACGCGACACAGCTGCAGGCGATCGCCGGCTGGGCAGCCGACGATCGCCTCGGCGAGCCGTTCCTGCGGGCGGTGCTGCACGACACGCCCGCGAAGCTGCTCAGCGTTTGA
- the smpB gene encoding SsrA-binding protein SmpB, with the protein MPKERGQKVIASNRKARHDYSILDTYEAGMVLQGTEVKSLRAGKASLVDAFATVDDGEVWLRNVHIPEYTQGTWTNHMPRRTRKLLLHRREIERLIGKTKESGLSLVPLSMYFKDGKVKVEIALAKGKKAYDKRQTLAKRDAQKDISRAMGRALKGRFTE; encoded by the coding sequence ATGCCCAAGGAACGTGGACAGAAGGTCATCGCGTCGAACCGCAAGGCTCGGCACGACTACTCCATCCTGGACACCTATGAGGCCGGGATGGTGCTGCAGGGCACGGAGGTCAAGAGCCTCCGGGCAGGCAAGGCCTCCCTTGTGGACGCGTTCGCGACGGTGGACGACGGCGAGGTGTGGCTGCGCAACGTCCACATCCCCGAGTACACCCAGGGCACCTGGACCAACCACATGCCGCGGCGCACGCGGAAGCTGCTGCTGCACCGGCGCGAGATCGAACGGCTCATCGGCAAGACCAAGGAAAGCGGTCTGTCGCTGGTGCCGCTGTCGATGTACTTCAAGGACGGCAAGGTCAAGGTCGAGATCGCGCTGGCCAAGGGCAAGAAGGCCTACGACAAGCGGCAGACGCTGGCCAAACGCGACGCGCAGAAGGACATCAGCCGCGCGATGGGGCGGGCGCTGAAAGGCCGGTTCACGGAGTGA
- a CDS encoding sensor domain-containing protein has protein sequence MVTVPAGRSFGRRTPPLGGALAYLLLNLPFGILSFAFIVTLGSAGLGTLIVWLGVPLLALLVLFARTAGRVERGRVFALLDVYIDDPYLPLPPSGQKQRWLARLKDPATWRDLSYLFLLFPLGLAEFVLVVTVWAVSLGLVALPIYYRFLPDGVYSFPSYDVQWFVVDSTVTALPWAALGVLFAAIAVALTKGLAALHAAFAAAFLRPTVAQRRRMERSWNEIDGITVAG, from the coding sequence ATGGTCACCGTGCCCGCCGGTCGCAGTTTTGGGCGCCGTACTCCGCCGTTGGGCGGGGCGTTGGCGTATCTCCTGCTCAACCTGCCCTTCGGGATCCTCTCGTTCGCCTTCATCGTGACGCTGGGGTCGGCCGGGCTGGGGACGCTCATCGTGTGGCTCGGGGTGCCGCTGCTCGCGCTGCTCGTGCTGTTCGCGCGGACCGCGGGGAGGGTCGAGCGGGGGCGGGTGTTCGCGCTGCTCGACGTGTACATCGACGATCCGTATCTGCCGTTGCCGCCCTCAGGGCAGAAGCAGCGCTGGCTGGCCCGGCTGAAGGACCCGGCCACCTGGCGCGACCTGTCGTACCTCTTCCTGCTCTTCCCGCTCGGCTTGGCGGAGTTTGTGCTGGTCGTGACGGTATGGGCGGTCAGCTTGGGCCTGGTCGCGCTGCCCATCTACTACCGCTTCCTCCCGGACGGCGTCTACTCCTTCCCGAGCTACGATGTGCAGTGGTTCGTCGTCGACTCGACGGTGACCGCGCTGCCGTGGGCGGCGCTGGGGGTGCTGTTCGCCGCGATCGCCGTGGCCCTGACCAAGGGGCTGGCGGCCCTGCACGCGGCTTTCGCGGCCGCGTTCCTGCGGCCGACGGTCGCCCAGCGGCGGCGCATGGAGCGCTCCTGGAACGAGATCGACGGGATCACGGTGGCCGGATGA
- the ftsE gene encoding cell division ATP-binding protein FtsE: MIRLEEVSKVYKTSTRPALERVSVEIDKGEFVFLIGPSGSGKSTFLRLLLREEVPSKGRVMVSNFDVAKLARRRVPRLRQTIGCVFQDFRLLANKTVAENVAFALEVIGKPRPTIRKVVPEVLELVGLDGKADRLPNELSGGEQQRVAIARAFVNRPLVLLADEPTGNLDPDTSQDIMLLLERINRTGTTVLMATHDHSIVDSMRRRVVELQLGRVIRDDARGVYGIGR; encoded by the coding sequence GTGATCCGGCTCGAAGAGGTTTCCAAGGTCTACAAGACCTCGACCCGTCCCGCCCTCGAAAGGGTGTCGGTCGAGATCGACAAGGGTGAGTTCGTCTTCCTCATCGGCCCGTCCGGTTCCGGGAAGTCGACCTTCCTGCGGCTGCTGCTGCGGGAAGAGGTGCCCTCCAAGGGACGGGTCATGGTGTCGAACTTCGACGTCGCCAAACTCGCCCGGCGCAGGGTCCCCCGCCTGCGCCAGACCATCGGCTGCGTGTTCCAGGACTTCCGGCTGCTGGCCAACAAAACCGTCGCGGAAAACGTCGCGTTCGCCCTCGAGGTCATCGGGAAACCGCGGCCCACGATCCGCAAGGTCGTGCCCGAGGTGCTCGAACTCGTCGGCCTCGACGGCAAGGCCGACCGGCTGCCCAACGAGCTGTCCGGCGGCGAGCAGCAGCGCGTCGCGATCGCCCGCGCGTTCGTGAACCGCCCGCTCGTGCTGCTGGCCGACGAGCCCACCGGGAACCTCGACCCGGACACGAGCCAGGACATCATGCTGCTGCTGGAGCGGATCAACCGCACCGGAACCACCGTGCTGATGGCCACGCACGACCATTCCATCGTGGACTCGATGCGGCGGCGGGTCGTCGAGCTGCAGCTCGGTCGCGTGATCCGCGACGACGCCCGGGGCGTCTACGGCATCGGCCGCTGA
- a CDS encoding acyltransferase — translation MTTSQLQTRGTRATRDTFLDVVRAGAILAVVAQHWTMPVLSFSGNTLATGNALATPGWWLFTWASQVMPLIFFAGGAANLISLRRAESTRAWFAGRVRRLLVPVLPLMAVWLVVPNLLQGMGIPPQPVQVASAIAAQLLWFLSVYLLTVLLTPLMVAAHRRWGLAVPAVLAGLGVLVDVARFSDLGLIGYANAVIVWVAVHQLGFHYVEGRLGSLTRRAALAVSAAGFGVTALLVAFGPYPASMIGMPGAPVSNMSPPTVLLLFLALGQIGFLLAFREKLVSLPRVTAALSWLSPRFMSIYLWHMPALVVVSGVTVLGLGYSTPAPGSSMWFLMVPAWIAVCGAVLLGLLRLFERFETQPDGLVVTARTPQLVLAGLLASGGLLGLAAHGFAPLNDNLLTGPLPWVALVAAGYALAGRQVAPSRALVPVKR, via the coding sequence ATGACGACGAGCCAGCTGCAGACACGCGGCACCAGGGCGACCCGGGACACCTTTCTCGACGTAGTACGTGCCGGAGCGATCCTCGCGGTGGTCGCGCAGCACTGGACGATGCCGGTGCTTTCCTTCTCCGGCAACACTCTCGCCACCGGCAACGCCCTCGCGACGCCCGGCTGGTGGCTTTTCACGTGGGCCTCGCAGGTCATGCCGTTGATCTTTTTCGCTGGCGGCGCGGCAAACCTGATCTCCCTGCGCCGCGCCGAATCCACCCGCGCGTGGTTCGCCGGACGCGTCCGCCGGCTGCTCGTCCCCGTGCTGCCGCTGATGGCGGTCTGGCTCGTGGTGCCGAACCTATTGCAGGGCATGGGAATTCCCCCGCAGCCAGTTCAGGTGGCCAGCGCGATCGCCGCGCAACTGCTGTGGTTCCTCTCGGTTTACCTGCTCACCGTGCTGCTCACGCCGCTGATGGTCGCCGCCCACCGACGCTGGGGTCTCGCGGTGCCGGCGGTGCTGGCCGGACTCGGCGTTCTCGTTGACGTAGCAAGGTTTTCCGACCTCGGCCTGATCGGATACGCCAACGCCGTCATCGTCTGGGTCGCCGTGCACCAGCTCGGTTTCCACTACGTCGAAGGCCGTCTCGGCTCGCTCACCCGCCGCGCCGCGCTCGCGGTGTCCGCCGCCGGTTTCGGGGTGACCGCGCTGCTGGTCGCGTTCGGCCCGTACCCGGCGAGCATGATCGGCATGCCGGGAGCGCCGGTGTCCAACATGAGCCCGCCCACCGTCCTGCTGCTGTTCCTGGCGCTCGGGCAGATCGGTTTCCTGCTGGCCTTCCGCGAGAAGCTCGTCTCGCTCCCCCGCGTCACCGCCGCGCTCAGCTGGCTCAGCCCGCGGTTCATGTCGATCTACCTCTGGCACATGCCGGCGCTGGTCGTGGTTTCCGGCGTGACCGTCCTCGGCCTCGGCTACTCGACGCCGGCCCCGGGTTCGTCGATGTGGTTCCTGATGGTGCCTGCCTGGATCGCCGTGTGCGGTGCGGTCCTGCTCGGCCTGCTGCGGCTGTTCGAGCGCTTCGAAACGCAGCCGGACGGCCTGGTCGTGACCGCCCGGACGCCGCAGTTGGTGCTGGCGGGCCTGCTCGCCTCCGGCGGGCTGCTCGGCCTGGCCGCGCACGGCTTCGCGCCGCTGAACGACAACCTGCTGACCGGTCCGCTGCCCTGGGTGGCACTGGTCGCGGCCGGATACGCGCTGGCCGGACGCCAGGTGGCGCCGAGCCGGGCCCTCGTGCCGGTCAAACGCTGA